The proteins below come from a single Deltaproteobacteria bacterium genomic window:
- a CDS encoding glycosyltransferase, giving the protein MKILVFHQHYLTASGGGGSRFNEFARFWADAGHQITVVAGTADYASGDIPDRYRHRWLTREWDGAVEVVRCFTPSGYARSYARRMISFAGFTFSAATAAFQHRDADVVIATSPPLLVPMPAWIAARLRLRPAPLIFEILDLWAITTGVISAGSLLARGLYALERWACRTADCINVLTPAFREDLLRRGLAPAGKIALIPNGADVDMFSTSAEGTTMRAELGWGGRTVFLYAGAHGRANALEQLIDAAALLADREDILIACVGEGPQRAQLEERARQEGLRNIVFHGPRPKSLMPAIVAASDVGVAVLQDNPTFRTVYPNKIFDYMACARPVLLAVDGVARELVVDTARAGVFAAPNRPDELAAAIRELTDDRAGRTRMGASGFAWVRANATRSSLAARYLSVMEHLPKAPQLQRGLPGFLKALFDRTFAFAAFLLLSPLLAAIAFLVARLDGPPILFRQARPGLNGKPFEMLKFRTMRGEDKGSGSTDEHRLTRLGRILRQTSLDELPQLWNVLAGDLSLVGPRPLLLRYLPRYTPRQARRHLVRPGMTGWAQVNGRNALDWAQKLELDVWYVEHWSLWLDLRILCRTLARVLQRSGISREGHATMPEFKGENT; this is encoded by the coding sequence GTGAAGATCCTCGTTTTCCATCAGCATTACCTGACTGCCAGCGGAGGCGGGGGGTCCCGCTTCAATGAGTTCGCGCGGTTCTGGGCTGATGCGGGACATCAAATTACGGTCGTTGCAGGGACCGCGGACTATGCCTCCGGTGACATCCCCGATCGCTATCGCCATCGGTGGCTCACCCGTGAATGGGACGGCGCCGTCGAAGTAGTGAGGTGCTTCACCCCAAGCGGTTACGCGCGCAGCTATGCCCGGCGCATGATCAGCTTTGCCGGATTCACATTCTCGGCGGCGACCGCCGCGTTTCAACACCGTGACGCCGACGTCGTGATCGCCACTTCGCCGCCACTCCTGGTGCCCATGCCCGCTTGGATCGCCGCGCGGCTGCGTTTGCGGCCGGCGCCGCTGATCTTCGAGATTCTGGATCTGTGGGCAATTACCACCGGTGTCATCTCCGCCGGATCCCTTCTCGCGCGTGGGCTTTACGCATTAGAGCGTTGGGCTTGCCGGACTGCGGACTGCATCAATGTGCTCACGCCGGCGTTTCGCGAGGACCTCTTGCGGCGCGGATTGGCGCCTGCGGGGAAGATCGCCTTGATCCCCAATGGCGCGGACGTGGACATGTTCTCGACCTCCGCCGAAGGCACGACCATGCGCGCTGAGCTCGGATGGGGCGGACGGACCGTCTTTCTCTACGCGGGGGCACACGGCCGAGCCAACGCTCTCGAACAGCTCATCGACGCTGCTGCGCTGCTGGCAGATCGAGAGGACATCCTGATAGCGTGCGTGGGCGAGGGTCCACAGCGGGCGCAACTCGAGGAGCGAGCGCGGCAGGAGGGTTTGCGCAACATTGTGTTTCATGGCCCCCGGCCAAAGTCGCTCATGCCGGCGATCGTCGCCGCCTCCGATGTGGGGGTCGCGGTGCTCCAGGACAATCCCACCTTTCGCACCGTGTACCCGAACAAGATCTTCGACTACATGGCATGCGCCCGACCCGTCCTTCTCGCTGTCGACGGAGTCGCCAGAGAGCTTGTCGTAGACACCGCCCGAGCTGGTGTGTTCGCTGCGCCGAACAGGCCGGACGAACTCGCCGCTGCGATTCGGGAATTGACGGACGATCGCGCCGGGAGAACCCGGATGGGAGCTTCGGGGTTTGCGTGGGTGCGTGCCAACGCCACACGTTCATCGCTCGCAGCGCGGTATCTTTCTGTCATGGAGCACCTCCCCAAGGCTCCGCAATTGCAACGCGGATTGCCGGGCTTCCTGAAGGCGCTGTTCGACCGCACTTTCGCGTTCGCGGCCTTCCTCTTGCTCAGCCCGCTCCTGGCCGCCATCGCGTTTCTCGTCGCGCGACTCGATGGACCGCCGATCCTGTTCCGGCAGGCTCGGCCGGGCCTGAACGGGAAGCCATTCGAGATGCTGAAGTTCCGGACCATGCGCGGGGAGGACAAGGGCAGTGGGTCGACCGATGAACATCGGCTCACGCGTCTAGGCCGCATCCTGCGCCAGACGAGTCTCGATGAGCTGCCGCAGCTCTGGAACGTGTTGGCCGGCGACTTGAGCCTTGTGGGCCCACGCCCGCTGCTCCTCCGCTATTTGCCGCGATACACGCCCAGGCAGGCGCGTCGCCACCTGGTCCGCCCTGGCATGACCGGTTGGGCGCAGGTGAATGGGCGCAACGCGCTCGA